The DNA segment AATAGAACTGAGGCCACTCTGACTGCCCGGAAGAACAATCACATCACTGGCCAGCACAGAATTCACCCCCAAAGGTGTGTCAGCGGCTAGTTCCGAAGCAAACCACGACTGCAAATCAGGATTGCCAGACACCGGGGACCGCGTCAGAGCGGATTCGCTGCGTGCTGCCCTAAGAAGCGCTGCCCGCACCAAGCGGTCCGGTAAGAGCTCCTTATCCGGGTACCCGCCATGAAGCGCTATACCGCCGCCAGGGGTCGGGCGCATCGTTGCCGCGGCTGAGGTTAGCCGGCTGTGTGAGGTTCCGAGGGCTGCGGTTTGCCACCCGAAATCCGATGGGCGGGCCGTGCGGACGGCCCGCACGAAGGTGCCCACCCCTGGACGGCTCTCGATTAGACCCTGAGCGGTCAGCGTACGCAGCGCCTTCTGAACCGTGACAGGGCTAGCCTCATAACTCGTCACCAGCGACCGAGTCGACGGCAGCCTGGCACCCGCAGGGGCACCCGCAATCCAGTCACGAAGCGCCCGAACAATCCGCATACTGCTATCGTTGATCATGAACCCCAATAGTAGCGCTACCCCCCAAAAGATTCCTCTGCTATCGTCGTCAGGATCTGGTATTGCATGGGGTTTACTCGGTGTTGCAGCGTTTTCCTTCACCGTCCCTTTCACCCGCATTGCTGTCGGCGGTTTCTCCCCTTTATTCATCGGTTCGGGCCGCGCCGTCATTGCTGCTGCCCTCGCTATTGCGGCCCTTTCGCTCACCCGACAGCGGATCCCTAACGCCGGCCAATGGATAAGGCTCGCCGTCGTCGCTAGTGGGATCGTGATCGGTTTTCCCCTACTGACCTCCTTCGCTCTCACCACCGCACCCGCAAGCCACGGGGCCGTCGTCATCGCCCTCCTCCCCGCAGCCACAGCAGTCATGGCTGTAGTCAGAGGGAAGGAACGACCACCTCGATCCTTCTGGGTCATGGCGATCATCGGTGCAATCGTAGCGATCGGCTTCGCCGCCGCTCAAGGGGGCAGGTTCACACATCTCACCACGTCGGACCTGTTGCTGTTCAGCGCCGTATTCGCAGCAGCAATCGGGTACGCAGAAGGCGGGTTGCTCGCCCGCGAGGTCGGCGCCTGGCAAACAGTGTCGTGGGCATTGGTGATCGCTTCCCCGCTAATGATTGTGCTTACCGTCTTCGCGGCGGTTCAGCAACCCCCGACCGGGACTCCCATCGAATGGGCTGCCTTCGGCTACCTCGCCGTGATCAGCATGTTCCTCGGGTTCTTTGCCTGGTACCGTGGCCTCGCCATCGGGCCCATGTCCCTGGTCAGCCAGGTCCAGCTCATCCAACCAGTGCTCAGCATTCTATGGGCAGCGCTCCTGCTTAAGGAGCAAATAACCTGGGCGACTATCCTCGGCGGCGTCGCTGTAATCCTCTGTGCAGGCATCGCAGTCCGCACCCGACTAAACCAACCGAAACCACAACCCGTAGTCGTCAGTCTGTCTATCGATTCGTAACACAGAGCAACGCCGTACTAAGACAATTCACTTACCGGCCATATTTGGGGAACGCGTCCGTTCAGGAACCCGTCACGGGACTCTGGTGATCAATCGAACTTTACAAAAAGGTTCGGACGGATCCGGCCTGCAAATCCTCGATCTGGGTGTAGTTGAGAGTGCAAATCCATGCAACGCTCTGTATAGGACAAAGCATCGTTCCAGAATTGACTGTGGCAGGTTGAAGTGGCCCCACTGTGACGGTTTGAACCGGACCCACCTAGCGACTCGCGGGGCTTCTTGTGACGGTTTGAGGTGGCCCCACCCCAGCGTTGGAATCATCAATTCGTTTCCAGTGGTGGAGGTCAGGGATGAGAGCACGCGTGGAGGTATTCGCAGCGATCCGTAGGGACGCCCGAGTGGAGGGTCTCTCTGTTCGTGCGCTGGCGGTTCGCCATGGAGTCCACCGCCGCACGGTACGAGCAGCTTTGGAGTCGGCAAAACCGCCGGAGCGGAAAACGCCAGGCCGAGTGTCTACGAAGTTGGAGGCGTTCAAGCCTGCGATCGACGCGATGCTCGTTGAGGACACGACGGCGCCGCGGAAACAACGTCACACCGCGCGTAGGGTCCTTGCCCGGCTGATCGCGGAGCATGATGCCAAGGAGCTGTCGTATTCCACGGTGCGTGACTATGTCCGGGTTCGTCGTGCGGAGATAGATGTTGAGGCCGGCCGCAGGGTGGAGGTATTCGTCCCGCAGGAGCACGCGCCGGGCGCGGAGGCCGAGGTGGACTTCGGGGAGGTCTGGGTCGTCCTCGACGGCGTGAAAACGAAGTGCCACATGTTCGTTTACCGGCTCTCCCACTCAGGGAAAGCAGTTCACCGGATCTACCCGACGCAGGCGCAGGAAGCGTTCCTTGAGGGACACATCGACGCCTTCATTGCTCTGAGCGGCGTCCCGACCAGGCACATCCGGTACGACAATCTCACGAGCGCGGTCACGTCGGTGGTGTTCGGGCAGGGGCGGCAGCGGGTCGAGAACGACCGGTGGGTGCTTTTCCGTTCCCACTACGGTTTCGACGCGTTCTATTGCCAGCCGGGCATCAACGGTGCCCATGAGAAAGGCGGGGTCGAAGGCGAGGTGGGCCGGTTCCGCCGCAACAGGCTCTCTCCGATGCCCGTCGTCGGGTCCCTGAGCGAGCTCAACGACCGCATCCGGGTGTGGGAGGCAGAGGACGACGGTCGGCGGATCAACGACAGGATCCGTACCGTCGGTCAGGACTTTGAGACGGAACAACCGCATTTGGCACCTCTGCCGTCGGAGACGCTCGATCCGGGGCTGGTGCTGACGCCGAGGGTGGACCGGTCCTCGATGATCACGGTCAGGATGGTGAAGTACTCGGTGCCGGCACGATTCATCGGCAGGAAGGTCCGTGTCTCACTACGGGCCTCTGAGATCGTGGTGTTCGACGGACGCACGATCGTAGCCAGGCATCAGAGGATCACCGTCAAGCATGGGCAGTCCGTGCAGTTGGATCATTACCTAGAGGTCCTCAAAACCAAACCCGGTGCCCTGCCCGGTTCCACCGCCCTGGCGAGAGCGAGGGAGGCCGGTTCGTTCACGAACGCTCATGAAGCGTTTTGGGCGGCGTCCCGGCGGGTCAACGGTGACGCGGACGGCACCCGTGAACTCATCGACGTCCTGCTCCTTCACCGGTTCATGCGCCCCGTCGACATCCAAGCCGGTATCAGCGCAGCCTTGCAGATAGGCGCGGTCAGCGCCGACGTCGTCGCGGTCGAAGCACGCCGGCACGCAACCGAAAACCTGAACGGCAACCGGGACCTGGCAGGCGTGGGTGGGTCCACTTCAGACCGTCACCGCGGCGCCCATCGTGGTGCTCACGCCGAGGACAAAGTGCAACGGGTTGTCAGTCTTACCCAACGCCGCCTCATGGACCCGGCCGCTGTCATCGCGGGTCTCCCACCCGACAGCCGGCCGATCCCGTCTGTCAGCTCGTATGACGAGCTGCTCGCCAAACGCACTCCATCGAACCCAGCAAATACCTCTGTCAGCGCGCCCGTCAGCATGTCGAAGGAGAACATCTCATGAGCCCCACAATCTCGACCACCCCCGTGACCCCGACGTTGCGCCGGCGACGTGGCTTGACTGAGCAGGCGGCCGTGGCGGCCGTCGACCAGGCCTGCCGCCGGCTACGTCTCCCCACCATCCGGGCGGTCCTCGACGAAGCGCTGACCGTCGCCGGGAAGGAACAGTTGTCCTACCAGGGTTTCCTGGCCGAGCTGCTGCTGGCAGAGTGCGACGACCGGGACCGTCGCTCCTCAACCCGGCGGGTGAAAGCCGCGAACTTCCCGCGGGATAAGTGGCTCGGGGACTTCGACTTCGACGCGAACCCCAACATCAACCCTGCGACGATCCACACGTTGGCGACCGGGGACTGGATCCGCAAAGGACGACCCCTCTGCCTCATCGGAGACTCAGGGACCGGGAAATCCCACCTCATCATCGGCCTGGGCACCGCGGCCGCGGAGAAAGGGTACCGGGTGAAATACACCCTCGCTACGAGGCTGGTGAACGAACTCGTCGAAGCCGCGGACGAGAAGATGCTCGCCAAGACCATCGCCCGGTACGGGCGGGTCGACCTGCTCTGCATCGACGAGCTCGGCTATATGGAACTCGACCGGCGAGGCGCTGAGCTCCTCTTCCAGGTCCTCACCGAACGCGAGGAGAAAAACTCCATCGCGATCGCGTCCAACGAGTCCTTCTCCGGCTGGACAAAAACCTTCACCGATCCACGACTCTGCGCAGCGATCGTAGACCGCCTCACCTTCAACGGAGCCATCATCGAAACAGGCACCGACTCCTATCGCCTCGCCCATACCCTCGCCCAGCAAAGCGCGAGCTGACCCGCGTCATCACTATCGACTCCGAGCGATCAACGTCAGGCGGGGACCACCGACGGCTGCCTGAAACGGATCCCCAAGCGGGCGTCCGACCTGGTCTAGTCCGCGATGGACACGTACCCCTCGGTCCACAAATCATCACCGAGAGTTGCGGCGTCGATGAGAAAGCACTTGGGTTCGTCTTCGAACCCTGGCTGGGACCGCGCTCGATCAATACGCGCTTGAGCCGCATCCTGTGATCCGTAGACACCAAGCATCTTCGCGTCGTCCCCAGACTGTTCGTCGAGCAGGATCTGGCCATCGTCACCGAAATGCTCAGTTGGAGAACCGTCGAGCCACTTTGCGTGATGAATGTGCCACACCATGTATACATCCATGAAGGCAGTATCTCAGCTGCAGCGACTCATAGACCCAGGGTCCCGCTGAGGGATTGCTCTTGGGACGGATAGATCAGGTTGGAGCACAGGTTAAAGGCGCCGTGTTGAGCCAGTGCCGCAGGTAGCTTCGTCCCAGTTGGTCAGCCACGTCGTCGAGGGCTGCCTCATACTCGCCGCGATCGAATACGAGCGGCCCAACATGAGTGACCCTGTCTTCCTCCTGAAACTCATCCAGTTCGTTCTCAGTACTGGGCGGACCGTCATGACAGAAGTCGCTCCAAACCACTCGATCGGTTTCAACTTGGATTCTTACGCTGATCCCACCGCAGCCCTGATCAAAGCATGCACCGCAGAAGTAGAGCCAGACACGGTGTGGAAAGAACTCGCCTGAAAGCTCGCCCTTTAGGCGACGAATCTGATCTAGGGCGGCACCGAAGGGCAACTTGCGTCGTCGCAACAGAGTAATCTCATACTGCTCCAGGTCCACCGTGTCGAACACCAACTCCCGAAGGAGCCGACCATCCACGAGGAAGTCAAAACCACCACTCGCGTCGGGACACAGACCGAACTGATTCATGCCAGCACCGATCCCTTCACTTGTCTCCTTCGCACGTCTAGGAGCTCCGGGGAAAGCTCTCTAGTTACTGGTACTGCAATTACACTGCACGGGATCTCTTGGCGGGTCGGAGCGGCTTCGGGCCGCTCGAAAACCTTCGCCCTAAGCGCCACTCGAAGCAGTCTGACTCGATAATCATTTGCGGACAACGCCGCGGCCCAGCAGGCTGCGCCGCTCACTGATCCGCCCTCCTCCCTCGAGGTACACCAGCATCGCGAGACAGAGCTTTCGCAATGCTTCCTCCCGGTACTCCTCGGCGTCCTCCTCATCATCTTCTTCATCGAAGGCCATGATCTGCACGTTCAGCTCCGGAACGTAGGCGATCATGAATGGACCGCCGTCAGCTCCGATTATGACTGAGCGCCCTTCGCGCGTGCCGCTAATGACGAGTGAGCCGTAGGGCCAGTCTTTGTCATCGGTGTTCACATCTGCCGTCACAAGATGCTCATTGAAGACTTCCGGGACCACGCGTCCGAGCATGGCTCTCATATCGATAGTCATGGAGACAGCTTCGCAGACCGATGCCGTATCGACACGCTCCACCAAGAGAATCAGACAACTGCTACCGAATGACTCGCTTGAGGATCCTGCACCGGGGTCATAACCATAAGGCATTGACGGCTTGGCTACGTTCGACGGTCATCAGCCGGGGCCACTTCTAGCCGTCCGGCCGGGGCCAAGACGGCTTGACACAATCAAGAATGGTCGCGTTCTGGTCGCCTAGTGAGTTAGACAGTGTGCGAACCCAGACATAAAAGTGGCAGGTGCCCTCCGTCCAGGGCACCCGCCACTTTGTTCAATTTACGGAGAAGCTCCGTGAGTCAGGGTACTAGCCGTTGACTCGTACGAAGTATGAACCGCCAAGGTCGGACAGTGGGTGCTCGATGGTGAGGTTTGACCCGTTCATGCCACTGCTGATGACCTTGCCGTTCCCGACGTAGATGGCAATGTGGCCCGGGCGGACTACGAGGTCACCGGGTGCAGGGCTTGAGACCCGGGTTCCGTACTGATCGAACTGCAGGGGGCCGAGGTCGCCGACGTTCAGGCCGATGGAGCGCAGAGCGCGTTCGACGAGGACGGTGCAGTCCTGAATCGACCCGATCTGCCCATAGGCCGAAGCGACCAATGCTGCGCCGACTCCGCTGGCTGGAACTGACGAAGCTGCCTTAGCTGCAGACGCAATCGGGGTGATGGGGCTGGAAGCCAAGGTCATCATTGCCGGTGCTGCGGAAACGGGTGCTGCTGCTGGAGCGGGTGCTGCTGCCTGAACGGCTGGTGCCGCTGCCGGAGCGACTGGTGCAGGTGCCGAGTAGAAGGCCTGGCTTGCAGTAGCTGCTGGGACGGCTGCCGCGCTGACGGCTGCCCCACCGGTGAGCTGGATCTGCTGTCCGGGGTAGATGACTGAGGCGTAGGACAGTCCGTTCTGGGCCAGGAGGGTGTCGAGGCTGACACCATGCAGTGCCGCGATGGCGCCCAGGGTGTCCCCGGCAGCAACAGTGTGGACTCCGGAAGCGGCGGGTGCTGAGACTGCGGAGGCGGTCGTTGCTTCGCCCTGCGTGTAGGTTCCTGCGTGGGCGGTCGCTCCGACGGAGAAGACGAGGCTGCCGGTCGCGACGGCGATGATGGCTGGCTTGCCCAGTGCTACGGCATTGGTCTTGGCGGACTGGGTCAGACCTTCAAGAGCGATGGAGTGGGTGGTGGCCGCGCGGTGGCGTGCCGAAATGGACTTACGTGACATGGTGGTTGCCTCTCCCATGCCTGCGGGGTGAGCTGTCGGGTTCGGATGGGAGTCACCCGGCCGTCCACCATCCTTGAGCTTCCTGCCAATCGCAAACGATGCGGCAGATTTTGCACTGGATAGTCAGATCGACTTAACCCCGAGGGTCACCGCGTGCGGTGGCCCGGTGGAAACGTGGTTCCCCCGTCCCTGCCATCTGGATTGTGCGAACGGGTCCCGGTGCAGCGGCAGGGCTCGGCATTCTGCGCGGGATTATGATCTCGGCGGGGTGCCAAGATCACTCGAATGAGAGTACCCCACTGTGGTACCAAAGTCACGTTAAGGTAACGGGCTTTTCAAGGATTACCGCACCCGCGGGCCTCTGGCGTTCAAGGGAACCCATTTCACCTATTGAGCATTCCGACCGGAGCGGATCGTCGATGATACTTATCGTGGCCGCGGAGCGCATGGTCGAGGACGTGCCAACGGCCTCATCTGGGTCTGACCAGGAAAGGTCGGACCTTTGAAAAGATAGGACCGTGAACGCCGGAGCCGGACCTCGGAACAGTACCGATGACACCCTGGAGGCGGCGGCAACGGAAGTTCCCACGACGGAGCCCACCGTCGCGGACTAGCCGGTTACCACCGGTGCGGTGCACCATTATTCCCCGGGCAAGGCGGCCTATCTGCGGCGATTGAAGGCATTGAAGGACAAGTCCGTTGGATAGCGCGGATGGTCGACGAAGATCAGAACTGCATCGACATCCTCACCCAGCCCGCGGCTGTCAACACTGCCATGCACGCCGTGAGTCTGGGCGGCCTTCTAGAAAACCACTTGCAACATTGCGTCGTCGCCGCCGCCCAGGAAGCCGAAACCACCGGGGCCTACGAAGCGGTCGACG comes from the Arthrobacter sp. CAN_C5 genome and includes:
- a CDS encoding LysM peptidoglycan-binding domain-containing protein, with the translated sequence MSRKSISARHRAATTHSIALEGLTQSAKTNAVALGKPAIIAVATGSLVFSVGATAHAGTYTQGEATTASAVSAPAASGVHTVAAGDTLGAIAALHGVSLDTLLAQNGLSYASVIYPGQQIQLTGGAAVSAAAVPAATASQAFYSAPAPVAPAAAPAVQAAAPAPAAAPVSAAPAMMTLASSPITPIASAAKAASSVPASGVGAALVASAYGQIGSIQDCTVLVERALRSIGLNVGDLGPLQFDQYGTRVSSPAPGDLVVRPGHIAIYVGNGKVISSGMNGSNLTIEHPLSDLGGSYFVRVNG
- the istA gene encoding IS21 family transposase, whose protein sequence is MRARVEVFAAIRRDARVEGLSVRALAVRHGVHRRTVRAALESAKPPERKTPGRVSTKLEAFKPAIDAMLVEDTTAPRKQRHTARRVLARLIAEHDAKELSYSTVRDYVRVRRAEIDVEAGRRVEVFVPQEHAPGAEAEVDFGEVWVVLDGVKTKCHMFVYRLSHSGKAVHRIYPTQAQEAFLEGHIDAFIALSGVPTRHIRYDNLTSAVTSVVFGQGRQRVENDRWVLFRSHYGFDAFYCQPGINGAHEKGGVEGEVGRFRRNRLSPMPVVGSLSELNDRIRVWEAEDDGRRINDRIRTVGQDFETEQPHLAPLPSETLDPGLVLTPRVDRSSMITVRMVKYSVPARFIGRKVRVSLRASEIVVFDGRTIVARHQRITVKHGQSVQLDHYLEVLKTKPGALPGSTALARAREAGSFTNAHEAFWAASRRVNGDADGTRELIDVLLLHRFMRPVDIQAGISAALQIGAVSADVVAVEARRHATENLNGNRDLAGVGGSTSDRHRGAHRGAHAEDKVQRVVSLTQRRLMDPAAVIAGLPPDSRPIPSVSSYDELLAKRTPSNPANTSVSAPVSMSKENIS
- a CDS encoding DMT family transporter, with translation MNPNSSATPQKIPLLSSSGSGIAWGLLGVAAFSFTVPFTRIAVGGFSPLFIGSGRAVIAAALAIAALSLTRQRIPNAGQWIRLAVVASGIVIGFPLLTSFALTTAPASHGAVVIALLPAATAVMAVVRGKERPPRSFWVMAIIGAIVAIGFAAAQGGRFTHLTTSDLLLFSAVFAAAIGYAEGGLLAREVGAWQTVSWALVIASPLMIVLTVFAAVQQPPTGTPIEWAAFGYLAVISMFLGFFAWYRGLAIGPMSLVSQVQLIQPVLSILWAALLLKEQITWATILGGVAVILCAGIAVRTRLNQPKPQPVVVSLSIDS
- the istB gene encoding IS21-like element helper ATPase IstB; translated protein: MSPTISTTPVTPTLRRRRGLTEQAAVAAVDQACRRLRLPTIRAVLDEALTVAGKEQLSYQGFLAELLLAECDDRDRRSSTRRVKAANFPRDKWLGDFDFDANPNINPATIHTLATGDWIRKGRPLCLIGDSGTGKSHLIIGLGTAAAEKGYRVKYTLATRLVNELVEAADEKMLAKTIARYGRVDLLCIDELGYMELDRRGAELLFQVLTEREEKNSIAIASNESFSGWTKTFTDPRLCAAIVDRLTFNGAIIETGTDSYRLAHTLAQQSAS